Proteins encoded by one window of Ramlibacter tataouinensis:
- a CDS encoding DUF4148 domain-containing protein: MNRKIALALATFVAAGSAFADDITIDPTPFQSTATRAQVQAELAAYKKAGVNPWSTTYSPLRSFVSTKSRAEVVGEYIQARDRVAAMTREDSGSAYLARHGGQPAATRIAAR, from the coding sequence ATGAACCGCAAAATCGCCCTCGCTCTCGCCACCTTCGTTGCCGCCGGCAGCGCCTTCGCCGACGACATCACCATCGATCCGACGCCGTTCCAGTCCACGGCCACCCGTGCGCAGGTGCAGGCCGAACTGGCGGCCTACAAGAAGGCCGGCGTGAACCCCTGGTCGACCACCTACTCGCCGCTGCGCAGCTTCGTCAGCACCAAGTCGCGTGCCGAAGTGGTGGGCGAGTACATCCAGGCGCGCGACCGCGTGGCCGCCATGACCCGCGAGGACAGCGGCTCGGCCTACCTGGCGCGCCACGGCGGGCAGCCGGCGGCCACCCGCATCGCTGCACGCTGA
- a CDS encoding LysR family transcriptional regulator, which translates to MDRLQSMRVFQQVALEGGFAAAARKLDLSPAVVTRLVSDLEKHLGVRLLQRTTRRLSLTQAGDAYLDRLRGILAEIDEADAMVQAHTREMTGTVRVLAPPVAATHMVAPAVVAFQKLHPAVRVELHVEDSPDPAVHDYDLAVLSSVAALDSSVIARPIIDSQTVFCASPDYLARHGEPRVPEDLLRHRCLRLRLTGARLGPLRLIDPTDDDRQLELDLPGALTANHTDTLVRATLDGGGISSQPIDLLAPLIQAGRLRRVLAPWITARVSLVAVLPSRQYMPARTRAFVDCLVEHTRRLVAGLTLEPPQLRGGRR; encoded by the coding sequence ATGGATCGGCTCCAGTCCATGCGCGTGTTCCAGCAGGTCGCCCTGGAAGGCGGTTTCGCCGCGGCCGCGCGCAAGCTCGACCTCTCCCCGGCGGTGGTCACGCGCCTGGTCAGCGACCTCGAGAAGCACCTGGGCGTGCGCCTGCTGCAAAGGACCACGCGCCGGCTGTCGCTCACGCAGGCCGGCGACGCCTACCTGGACCGGCTCAGGGGCATCCTGGCCGAGATCGACGAGGCCGATGCCATGGTGCAGGCGCACACGCGCGAGATGACCGGCACCGTGCGGGTGCTGGCGCCACCGGTGGCCGCCACCCACATGGTGGCTCCCGCGGTCGTCGCATTCCAGAAGCTGCATCCCGCGGTGCGGGTGGAACTGCACGTGGAGGATTCGCCCGACCCGGCGGTGCACGACTACGACCTCGCCGTGCTCAGCAGCGTGGCCGCGCTCGATTCGAGCGTGATCGCGCGGCCCATCATCGACAGCCAGACGGTGTTCTGCGCCTCGCCCGACTACCTGGCGCGCCATGGCGAGCCGCGCGTGCCCGAGGACCTGCTGCGGCACCGCTGCCTGCGCCTGCGGCTGACTGGTGCGCGGCTGGGCCCGCTGCGGCTGATCGATCCCACCGACGACGACCGGCAGCTCGAACTGGATCTGCCCGGCGCGCTGACGGCCAACCACACCGACACCCTGGTGCGCGCCACGCTGGATGGCGGCGGCATCAGCAGCCAGCCGATCGACCTGCTGGCGCCGCTGATCCAGGCCGGCCGGCTGCGCCGCGTGCTGGCGCCCTGGATCACGGCGCGGGTCTCGCTGGTGGCGGTGCTGCCCAGCCGCCAGTACATGCCGGCGCGCACCCGGGCCTTCGTCGATTGCCTGGTCGAGCACACCCGCCGACTCGTCGCCGGGTTGACACTGGAACCGCCGCAACTGCGGGGAGGCCGCCGATGA
- a CDS encoding AMP-binding protein has product MTLAPLTSLADIRALEQRPLPESMPARSPYGLIAAAAQRFPGRDAFVFLTSGEPDAPPQRTSYAGLLDHIHRAANLFRSLGVGAGDAVALLAPNLPLTHAALWGAQLAGRACPINYLLQPEHIAALLQASGARVIVALAPHPELDIGATVRQVQALSGLPVLAIHAPGSPPDDMPDFEAALRGQAAQLQFEPVLHPDQVAACFHTGGTTGAPKLALHTQGNEAHTGWFAHAFYGFDEHTVEINGFPLFHVAGAFVYGLALLAIGATQLLPTVAGLRNPGFMRHYWQFCERYGVTALACVPTVLATLSNLPVDADISTVRVAYTGGSPLPTELAQQFEQRTGIAVRNILGMTESAGLISIEPAAGPRVPGSAGLPLPYTQVRVLPWRDGRAVLDEACPAGATGVIAVRGPHVSPGYSDPARNGGMFEGGWLVSGDLGHVDAAGYLHVTGRAKDVVIRGSHNIDPGLVEEAFMAHPAVSLCAVVGEPDAYAGELPVAFVVLRPGHEVDAAGLLQAVAPTVYERPAVPKRVTLVEAMPMTAIGKVYKPALRLMALQDKLGEVLAGLGAAAQVRAEDRGGSPVAVVQVAGPPDPGLKQRVHDALGAMAVTLEFRFDES; this is encoded by the coding sequence ATGACCCTGGCACCGCTCACGTCCCTCGCCGACATCCGGGCCCTGGAGCAGCGCCCGCTGCCGGAGTCGATGCCGGCGCGCTCGCCTTATGGCCTGATCGCCGCCGCGGCCCAACGCTTTCCCGGGCGCGACGCCTTCGTGTTCCTGACTTCGGGCGAGCCGGACGCGCCGCCGCAGCGCACCTCCTACGCCGGCTTGCTGGACCACATCCACCGGGCCGCCAACCTCTTTCGCAGCCTCGGCGTGGGCGCCGGCGATGCCGTGGCCCTCCTCGCCCCCAACCTGCCGCTGACGCACGCGGCCCTGTGGGGCGCGCAACTGGCGGGCCGCGCCTGCCCGATCAACTACCTGCTGCAGCCGGAGCACATCGCGGCCTTGCTGCAGGCGAGCGGCGCCCGTGTGATCGTGGCGCTCGCGCCGCATCCCGAGCTGGACATCGGCGCGACGGTGCGCCAGGTGCAGGCGCTGTCGGGGCTGCCGGTGCTGGCGATCCATGCACCGGGCTCGCCGCCGGACGACATGCCCGACTTCGAGGCCGCGCTGCGCGGGCAAGCCGCGCAGCTGCAGTTCGAGCCGGTGCTGCACCCCGACCAGGTGGCGGCCTGCTTCCACACCGGCGGCACCACCGGCGCGCCCAAGCTGGCGCTGCACACCCAGGGCAACGAAGCCCACACCGGCTGGTTCGCCCACGCCTTCTACGGCTTCGACGAGCACACCGTCGAGATCAACGGTTTCCCGCTGTTCCACGTGGCAGGCGCCTTCGTCTACGGCCTGGCGCTGCTGGCGATCGGCGCGACCCAGCTGCTGCCGACCGTGGCCGGCCTGCGCAACCCCGGCTTCATGCGCCACTACTGGCAGTTCTGCGAGCGCTACGGCGTCACCGCGCTGGCCTGCGTGCCCACCGTGCTGGCCACGCTGTCCAACCTGCCGGTGGATGCCGACATCTCCACCGTGCGCGTGGCCTACACCGGCGGCTCGCCGCTGCCGACCGAGCTGGCGCAGCAGTTCGAGCAGCGCACCGGCATCGCCGTGCGCAACATCCTGGGCATGACCGAATCGGCCGGCCTGATCTCGATCGAGCCGGCCGCGGGTCCGCGCGTGCCGGGCTCGGCCGGCCTGCCGCTGCCGTACACGCAGGTGCGGGTGCTGCCCTGGCGCGACGGCCGGGCGGTGCTGGACGAAGCGTGCCCGGCTGGCGCCACCGGGGTGATCGCCGTGCGCGGCCCCCACGTCAGCCCCGGCTACAGCGACCCGGCGCGCAACGGCGGCATGTTCGAGGGCGGCTGGCTGGTCTCGGGCGACCTCGGCCACGTGGACGCCGCCGGCTACCTGCACGTGACCGGCCGCGCCAAGGACGTGGTCATCCGCGGCAGCCACAACATCGACCCGGGGCTGGTCGAGGAAGCCTTCATGGCGCACCCGGCGGTGAGCCTGTGCGCGGTGGTCGGCGAGCCCGACGCCTACGCCGGCGAGCTGCCGGTGGCGTTCGTGGTGCTGCGCCCCGGCCACGAGGTCGACGCGGCCGGCTTGCTGCAGGCGGTGGCGCCCACGGTCTACGAGCGCCCGGCGGTGCCCAAGCGCGTGACCCTGGTCGAGGCGATGCCGATGACGGCCATCGGCAAGGTCTACAAGCCGGCCTTGCGGCTCATGGCGCTGCAGGACAAGCTGGGCGAGGTGCTGGCCGGCCTGGGCGCGGCGGCGCAGGTGCGGGCCGAAGACCGCGGCGGATCGCCGGTCGCCGTCGTGCAGGTGGCCGGCCCGCCCGACCCCGGCCTGAAGCAGCGCGTGCACGACGCGCTGGGTGCGATGGCGGTGACGCTGGAATTCCGCTTCGACGAATCCTGA